Proteins encoded within one genomic window of Chrysemys picta bellii isolate R12L10 chromosome 6, ASM1138683v2, whole genome shotgun sequence:
- the SUB1 gene encoding activated RNA polymerase II transcriptional coactivator p15 isoform X1, producing MTQAGGWGLPVATFPLLLVVVCFGEESSTRVSGTMPKSKELVSSSSSASDSDSEVDKKAKRKKQAAPEKPVKKQKTGESSKGAASSKQSSNRDENMFQIGKMRYVSVRDFKGKVLIDIREYWMDQEGEMKPGRKGISLNPEQWSQLKEQISDIDDAVRKL from the exons ATGACGCAGGCAGGCGGGTGGGGCTTGCCGGTTGCGACATTTCCGCTTCTCTTAGTGGTGGTGTGCTTCGGAGAAGAGAGCAGCACGAGAGTGAGCGGGAC AATGCCTAAATCAAAGGAACTTGTGTCTTCAAGCTCATCTGCCAGTGATTCAGATAGTGAAGTTGACAAAAAG GCAAAGAGGAAAAAGCAAGCAGCTCCAGAAAAGCCTGTAAAGAAACAAAAGACCGGTGAAAGTTCTAAAGGTGCAGCTTCCTCTAAACAAAGCAGCAACAGAGATGAGAATATGTTCCAG ATTGGTAAAATGAGGTATGTCAGTGTTCGTGACTTTAAAGGGAAAGTCCTAATTGATATTAGAGAATACTGGATGGATCAAGAAGGTGAAATGAAACCTGGCAGAAAAG GTATTTCTTTAAATCCAGAACAGTGGAGCCAGCTGAAGGAACAGATTTCCGATATTGATGATGCAGTAAGAAAACTGTAA
- the SUB1 gene encoding activated RNA polymerase II transcriptional coactivator p15 isoform X2, with protein MPKSKELVSSSSSASDSDSEVDKKAKRKKQAAPEKPVKKQKTGESSKGAASSKQSSNRDENMFQIGKMRYVSVRDFKGKVLIDIREYWMDQEGEMKPGRKGISLNPEQWSQLKEQISDIDDAVRKL; from the exons ATGCCTAAATCAAAGGAACTTGTGTCTTCAAGCTCATCTGCCAGTGATTCAGATAGTGAAGTTGACAAAAAG GCAAAGAGGAAAAAGCAAGCAGCTCCAGAAAAGCCTGTAAAGAAACAAAAGACCGGTGAAAGTTCTAAAGGTGCAGCTTCCTCTAAACAAAGCAGCAACAGAGATGAGAATATGTTCCAG ATTGGTAAAATGAGGTATGTCAGTGTTCGTGACTTTAAAGGGAAAGTCCTAATTGATATTAGAGAATACTGGATGGATCAAGAAGGTGAAATGAAACCTGGCAGAAAAG GTATTTCTTTAAATCCAGAACAGTGGAGCCAGCTGAAGGAACAGATTTCCGATATTGATGATGCAGTAAGAAAACTGTAA